One Rhodobacteraceae bacterium M385 genomic region harbors:
- a CDS encoding tetratricopeptide repeat protein — translation MLWSLLKIMVFILIVVGAVFGITYLTELDNLGLLIIFGREYVITPFLAVVSALVLLLAVWILFKIVGLIVATLRFLNGDETAVSRYFDRRSERKGYEALGEGMMALAAGEGRLAIRKAERAGKYLKRPELTNLVVAQGAEMVGDKALATQTFKAMVTDERTRFVGVRGLMQQKLDEGDTDTALKLAEKALVLRPKNADVQTTLISLQSRSEDWQGARGTLAAALKAGNVPRDLHRRRDAVLALAHARDAMAEGQVVTATRDVAEANRLAPGLVPAAVMSARIDVEAGRKRQAVKTIRKAWEQAPHPDLAAAFALIEPDETPALRLRRFRPLLGKHQGHAEVRMLEAELHIANEDFPAARKALGDLAETAPTARSLTIMAAVERGEGAPDRVVRGWLARAVTAPRGNQWMCNNCGHVHEDWTPVCANCESFDTLEWAEARQSEASLAGPTQMLPLIVGALEDRGEEEDAEVVTEEPSASQDPTPIDAEDAEVADATPEPESEAGISRI, via the coding sequence ATGCTCTGGTCGCTGCTAAAAATCATGGTTTTCATCCTCATTGTCGTGGGGGCGGTGTTTGGCATCACTTACCTGACAGAGCTGGATAACCTTGGCCTGCTCATCATCTTTGGGCGGGAATATGTCATCACCCCATTCCTTGCGGTGGTGAGCGCGCTGGTGCTGCTTTTGGCGGTGTGGATTCTGTTCAAGATTGTCGGCCTGATCGTCGCGACACTGCGCTTCCTGAATGGCGATGAAACCGCCGTCAGCCGCTACTTCGACCGCCGGTCCGAGCGGAAGGGCTACGAGGCGTTGGGTGAAGGCATGATGGCGCTGGCCGCCGGCGAAGGCCGCTTGGCAATCCGCAAAGCCGAACGCGCGGGCAAGTACCTGAAACGCCCCGAACTGACGAACCTGGTGGTGGCACAGGGCGCAGAGATGGTGGGCGACAAGGCGCTGGCCACCCAGACGTTCAAGGCCATGGTCACCGACGAACGCACCCGCTTTGTCGGCGTGCGTGGGTTGATGCAGCAAAAGCTGGACGAAGGCGACACAGACACGGCGCTGAAACTGGCCGAGAAGGCCTTGGTCCTGCGTCCTAAAAACGCCGATGTGCAGACGACGCTGATCTCCCTTCAATCGCGCTCCGAGGATTGGCAGGGGGCCCGTGGAACACTGGCCGCTGCCCTGAAAGCAGGCAATGTGCCGCGTGATCTGCACCGTCGCCGCGATGCGGTGCTGGCGCTGGCCCATGCCCGTGACGCCATGGCCGAAGGTCAGGTTGTTACCGCCACCCGCGACGTGGCCGAAGCCAACCGCCTGGCCCCCGGCCTTGTGCCTGCCGCCGTCATGTCGGCCCGGATCGACGTGGAAGCAGGGCGCAAACGCCAAGCCGTGAAGACCATCCGCAAGGCTTGGGAACAGGCCCCTCACCCGGACCTCGCCGCCGCGTTCGCCCTGATCGAACCTGATGAGACCCCGGCCCTGCGCCTGCGCCGCTTCCGCCCGCTTCTGGGCAAGCACCAAGGCCACGCCGAAGTACGGATGTTGGAGGCCGAGTTGCACATCGCGAACGAGGATTTTCCCGCCGCCCGCAAAGCGCTGGGTGATCTGGCAGAAACTGCCCCAACGGCGCGGTCGCTGACGATCATGGCCGCGGTTGAGCGGGGCGAAGGCGCCCCGGACCGGGTCGTGCGCGGCTGGCTTGCCCGCGCCGTCACAGCGCCACGCGGCAACCAATGGATGTGCAACAACTGTGGCCATGTCCACGAAGACTGGACCCCGGTTTGCGCCAATTGCGAAAGCTTCGACACGCTGGAATGGGCCGAGGCCCGTCAATCGGAGGCCTCTCTTGCGGGGCCAACCCAAATGCTGCCCCTAATCGTAGGCGCGTTGGAGGACCGTGGCGAGGAAGAAGACGCTGAGGTTGTGACAGAAGAGCCCTCTGCGTCCCAAGACCCCACACCGATCGACGCGGAAGACGCTGAAGTGGCCGACGCCACCCCGGAACCGGAATCCGAGGCCGGCATTTCGCGAATTTAG
- a CDS encoding DUF2853 family protein: MGKRDDLIAQYADDLRNKCGMEPDMALLEKVTKGCGPAIYNADASTVAGSQPAELETVKKNFLMKKLGLPDGPNLMDGINSVIDIYGKSERNKYRAVVYYMLTKHFGKESVYG, from the coding sequence ATGGGAAAACGTGACGATCTGATCGCGCAATACGCCGACGACCTGCGCAACAAATGTGGCATGGAGCCTGATATGGCTCTGCTCGAGAAAGTAACAAAAGGCTGCGGCCCGGCGATTTACAACGCGGATGCGTCCACGGTGGCGGGCAGCCAGCCAGCAGAGCTGGAGACCGTGAAGAAGAACTTCCTGATGAAGAAGCTCGGCCTGCCAGACGGTCCGAACCTGATGGATGGCATCAACTCGGTCATCGACATCTATGGCAAATCCGAGCGCAACAAATACCGCGCCGTTGTCTATTACATGCTGACCAAGCACTTCGGCAAAGAATCCGTCTATGGCTAA
- a CDS encoding response regulator produces the protein MTDTLPKVLHVDDDLDILEVSRLALETVGGLEVVQFSSGFKAVENAAALHPDFFLLDVMMPEIDGIETLQKLRDIPEFSGTPAVFMTAKASPDDITALLKCGAVSVIKKPFDPMTLAGEIVDLWQNSRQGIAAA, from the coding sequence ATGACCGATACATTGCCAAAGGTTCTTCACGTTGATGATGACCTCGACATCCTGGAGGTCTCCAGGTTGGCGTTGGAAACTGTCGGCGGTCTTGAAGTTGTTCAGTTTTCTTCCGGCTTCAAGGCCGTTGAAAACGCCGCCGCTCTCCATCCTGACTTCTTCCTTCTAGACGTGATGATGCCAGAAATTGACGGGATCGAGACGTTGCAGAAGCTTCGCGATATACCGGAGTTCAGCGGCACACCTGCGGTTTTCATGACGGCCAAGGCTTCGCCCGATGACATTACTGCGCTGCTCAAGTGTGGCGCGGTGTCGGTTATCAAAAAGCCGTTCGATCCCATGACTTTAGCGGGCGAGATTGTCGATCTGTGGCAGAACTCACGCCAGGGCATCGCTGCCGCCTGA
- a CDS encoding YciI family protein, which produces MLCALIATDKPGHLQTRLDNRDAHLAYAKDSGKLVMAGPFIDENGGMSGTLLVIEVETMQEAYDFADNDPYAKAGLFEKVRIEQWKKVIG; this is translated from the coding sequence ATGCTTTGCGCCCTGATTGCCACCGACAAACCCGGCCACCTGCAAACCCGCCTTGATAACCGGGACGCCCATCTGGCCTATGCCAAGGACAGCGGAAAACTGGTCATGGCCGGGCCGTTCATTGACGAAAACGGCGGCATGTCCGGCACGCTTCTGGTGATCGAGGTCGAGACGATGCAAGAGGCCTATGACTTCGCCGACAACGACCCCTACGCCAAGGCGGGCCTGTTCGAGAAGGTGCGGATCGAGCAATGGAAAAAGGTGATCGGCTAA
- a CDS encoding EVE domain-containing protein, with product MAYWLFKSEPGVWGWTDQVAKGDVGEEWDGVRNYQARNFMRDMEVGDLGFFYHSQSEKAVVGIVEVIAAAHPDSTTDDARWECVDIKAVKALPTPVTLDQIKARDELADMVLVKNSRLSVQPVTDAEWKAVCAMGGL from the coding sequence ATGGCCTACTGGCTGTTCAAATCCGAGCCCGGCGTCTGGGGTTGGACCGACCAGGTGGCCAAAGGCGATGTGGGCGAGGAATGGGACGGCGTGCGTAACTACCAAGCACGCAACTTCATGCGCGACATGGAAGTGGGCGACCTCGGGTTCTTCTACCACTCGCAATCGGAAAAGGCCGTTGTGGGGATCGTGGAGGTCATCGCGGCCGCGCACCCTGACAGCACAACGGACGATGCCCGTTGGGAATGCGTGGATATCAAAGCGGTGAAGGCCCTGCCCACGCCGGTCACGCTCGATCAGATCAAGGCGCGGGATGAGCTGGCGGATATGGTGCTGGTAAAGAACTCTCGCCTATCGGTTCAGCCTGTGACCGACGCCGAATGGAAAGCGGTTTGTGCGATGGGCGGGTTGTAG
- a CDS encoding DUF1272 domain-containing protein — translation MLELRPNCEWCDVDLPPDSADARICSYECTYCARCVETVLRNVCPTCGGGFVPRPIRPKHAHRDGLTLGLGHQPASTIRKHSR, via the coding sequence ATGTTAGAGCTACGTCCGAATTGCGAATGGTGCGATGTTGATTTGCCGCCAGACAGCGCCGATGCCCGCATTTGCAGCTATGAATGCACCTATTGCGCCCGCTGCGTGGAGACCGTGCTGCGCAACGTCTGCCCTACCTGCGGCGGCGGGTTTGTGCCCCGGCCGATCCGCCCGAAGCACGCCCATCGCGACGGGCTGACCTTGGGGCTTGGCCATCAACCGGCCAGCACCATACGCAAACATTCGCGCTGA
- the ahcY gene encoding adenosylhomocysteinase yields the protein MDDYIVKDIALADFGRKELDIAETEMPGLMALREEYGAEKPLKGARIVGSLHMTIQTAVLIETLVELGADVRWASCNIFSTQDHAAAAIAAAGVPVFAIKGQSLEEHWDYLDRSFMFEDGPNLILDDGGDATLYILLGARAEAGEDVIPVPGSEEEVAIKAQIKKRLEASPGWFTKMREQIVGVSEETTTGVHRLYDLQKNGQLPFPAINVNDSVTKSKFDNKYGCKESLVDGIRRATDTMMAGKVAVVMGYGDVGKGSAASLAGAGARVKVTEADPICALQAAMDGFEVVLLEDVVADADVFITTTGNKDVIRIEHMREMKDMAIVGNIGHFDNEIQVAALKNHKWTNIKEQVDMIEMPSGNRLILLSEGRLLNLGNATGHPSFVMSASFTNQVLAQMELWLRGDEYENQVYILPKKLDEKVARLHLAKIGVKLTQLNKEQADYIGVPQEGPFKPEHYRY from the coding sequence ATGGACGACTATATCGTCAAGGATATCGCGCTGGCGGATTTTGGCCGCAAGGAATTGGACATTGCCGAGACCGAGATGCCGGGCCTGATGGCGCTGCGCGAGGAATATGGCGCAGAGAAGCCTTTGAAGGGCGCGCGGATTGTGGGCTCGCTTCACATGACGATCCAGACGGCCGTGTTGATCGAGACGCTGGTGGAACTGGGCGCGGATGTCCGGTGGGCCTCGTGCAACATCTTCTCCACTCAAGATCACGCGGCGGCGGCGATTGCGGCGGCGGGTGTGCCTGTCTTCGCGATCAAGGGCCAGTCCCTGGAAGAGCATTGGGATTACCTCGATAGGTCCTTCATGTTTGAAGACGGCCCGAACCTGATCCTGGACGATGGCGGCGACGCGACGCTCTACATCCTGTTGGGCGCGCGCGCGGAAGCGGGTGAAGATGTGATCCCGGTGCCGGGTTCCGAGGAAGAGGTCGCCATCAAGGCGCAGATCAAGAAGCGTCTGGAAGCGAGCCCCGGTTGGTTCACCAAGATGCGCGAGCAGATCGTTGGCGTGTCGGAAGAGACGACCACCGGCGTGCACCGCCTGTATGATCTGCAAAAGAACGGCCAACTGCCCTTCCCTGCGATCAACGTGAACGACTCTGTCACCAAATCGAAGTTCGACAACAAATACGGCTGCAAGGAATCGCTGGTCGACGGCATCCGCCGCGCCACCGACACGATGATGGCCGGTAAGGTCGCCGTCGTCATGGGCTACGGCGATGTGGGCAAGGGCTCTGCCGCGTCGTTGGCGGGCGCAGGCGCCCGCGTTAAGGTGACGGAAGCGGACCCGATTTGCGCGTTGCAAGCCGCCATGGACGGCTTCGAGGTCGTGCTGTTGGAAGATGTGGTCGCGGACGCGGATGTGTTCATCACCACCACCGGCAATAAGGACGTGATCCGCATCGAGCATATGCGCGAGATGAAGGACATGGCGATTGTGGGCAACATTGGCCACTTCGACAACGAAATTCAGGTTGCCGCGTTGAAGAACCACAAGTGGACCAACATCAAGGAACAGGTGGACATGATCGAGATGCCTTCGGGCAACCGTCTGATCCTTTTGTCTGAGGGTCGCTTGCTGAACCTTGGCAACGCCACGGGCCACCCATCCTTCGTTATGTCGGCATCGTTCACCAATCAGGTGTTGGCGCAGATGGAGCTGTGGCTGCGCGGGGATGAGTATGAAAATCAGGTCTACATCCTGCCCAAGAAACTCGACGAGAAGGTTGCGCGTCTGCATCTGGCGAAGATCGGCGTGAAGCTGACGCAACTGAACAAAGAGCAGGCGGATTATATTGGCGTGCCACAAGAAGGCCCGTTCAAGCCCGAGCATTACCGCTACTGA
- a CDS encoding GNAT family N-acetyltransferase has protein sequence MNNQVIEALKRARYRVLSTDQELEEVYRLRYNCYRAEKSIPANERLMMTDPFDETPNCVHVAVEYDGEIFASVRLHLLSQLSFASPTLEVFPEIMDDIKLGKTALDSTRFVIAPAARKRRVPLHFLALRIPFLATMFYDIDLALAPVRAEHSAFYRRYLGYEIVSEPRSYPGLKKPIQLLTAKVREQREAVLARTPVFGPVDEVPHSDIAFPELAGVYPSPKISNSKAA, from the coding sequence ATGAATAATCAAGTGATCGAAGCACTGAAACGCGCCCGCTACCGGGTTCTCAGCACGGATCAAGAGCTCGAGGAGGTGTACCGCCTGCGCTACAATTGTTATCGCGCCGAGAAGTCCATTCCTGCGAATGAGCGGCTGATGATGACGGACCCGTTCGACGAAACCCCGAATTGCGTCCACGTCGCGGTAGAATATGACGGAGAGATCTTCGCCTCTGTCCGGCTGCACCTGCTGTCCCAGCTTTCCTTTGCCTCTCCTACGCTGGAAGTCTTCCCCGAGATCATGGACGATATCAAACTTGGGAAAACGGCGCTGGATTCGACGCGTTTCGTGATTGCCCCCGCCGCCCGTAAGCGCCGCGTACCGTTGCATTTTCTGGCGCTGCGCATCCCATTCCTCGCCACGATGTTCTATGATATCGACCTGGCCCTTGCCCCTGTGCGGGCCGAGCATTCGGCGTTTTACCGTCGGTATCTTGGGTACGAGATTGTGTCAGAACCTCGCAGCTATCCGGGCCTGAAGAAGCCGATTCAGCTTCTTACCGCCAAGGTGCGAGAGCAGCGCGAGGCCGTTCTTGCCCGCACCCCGGTGTTTGGTCCGGTGGACGAGGTGCCGCATTCCGACATCGCGTTCCCTGAACTTGCTGGGGTCTATCCCTCCCCCAAGATCTCTAACTCTAAGGCTGCCTGA
- a CDS encoding uroporphyrinogen-III synthase — protein sequence MQVHQTPTLLLTRPRTASERFAEGLQGADIVIAPLMEIVGTGENVSLEGVQGVILTSEAAVAFLPPARLPAYCVGPRTARAAQAIGLEAEVCGPDAEGLVTALRNRQLKGHLVHVQGTHTRGDIAERLSSDGLVVTGIAAYDQRATPPLPSFHKALAQPELIVPLFSPRSADLFATAATQLRSDTQILALSQAVAEALPPSMQAQAHVIAHPSGAEMLRFLERYGVQRNSP from the coding sequence ATGCAAGTCCACCAGACGCCCACGCTCCTGCTGACCCGCCCCCGCACTGCTTCCGAGCGGTTTGCCGAAGGATTGCAAGGGGCCGACATCGTGATCGCCCCGTTGATGGAGATCGTTGGCACCGGGGAGAACGTGTCGTTGGAAGGGGTGCAGGGCGTGATCCTGACGTCCGAGGCGGCGGTTGCATTTCTGCCGCCCGCGCGGCTTCCCGCCTATTGTGTCGGCCCCCGCACCGCGCGTGCGGCGCAGGCTATTGGGCTTGAGGCCGAGGTTTGCGGCCCCGACGCCGAGGGTCTTGTGACCGCTCTGCGCAACCGGCAGCTGAAGGGGCACTTGGTGCATGTCCAAGGCACCCATACCCGAGGCGACATCGCGGAACGGCTGAGCTCTGACGGCTTGGTCGTGACAGGGATTGCCGCCTATGACCAACGCGCCACACCGCCGCTGCCTTCGTTCCATAAGGCGCTGGCGCAACCTGAACTGATTGTGCCGCTTTTTTCACCACGCAGCGCGGACCTCTTTGCAACGGCCGCAACCCAGCTTCGCAGCGACACGCAGATCCTTGCCCTCAGCCAAGCGGTGGCCGAGGCTCTGCCCCCCTCCATGCAGGCCCAAGCCCATGTGATCGCCCACCCAAGCGGCGCAGAAATGCTTAGGTTCTTGGAACGATATGGGGTGCAAAGGAATTCCCCCTAG
- the tsaD gene encoding tRNA (adenosine(37)-N6)-threonylcarbamoyltransferase complex transferase subunit TsaD translates to MALTILGIESSCDDTAAAILRGSGDDVAILSNVVSSQTDLHAAFGGVVPEIAARAHAETLDLVVEEAVAAAGIALREVDAIAVTAGPGLIGGVLSGVMAAKGLALGLGKPLVGVNHLAGHALTPQLTDGLAFPYLLLLVSGGHCQFLRVEGPESFTRLGGTIDDAPGEAFDKVARLLGLPQPGGPSVEKAALSGDANRFKLPRPLMDRPGCDLSFSGLKTAVLRLRDGLVAENGGLTEQDRADICAGFQATVAHVLAEKSRRALAMGEVTAFAVAGGVAANQTLRAALEAVTDLPFAAPPLALCTDNAAMIAYAGLLAYEGGRVDGMDLSARPRWPLDTDAAPMIGSGKKGAKA, encoded by the coding sequence ATGGCACTGACCATTCTAGGCATCGAGAGCAGTTGCGACGACACCGCCGCCGCGATTTTACGCGGCTCGGGGGACGACGTGGCGATCCTGTCCAACGTGGTGTCCTCTCAAACCGATCTGCACGCAGCTTTCGGCGGCGTGGTCCCCGAAATCGCAGCCCGTGCCCATGCCGAAACGCTCGATCTGGTGGTGGAAGAGGCGGTGGCGGCGGCGGGCATTGCCCTGCGCGAAGTGGATGCCATTGCCGTGACGGCGGGGCCGGGGCTGATCGGCGGCGTCTTGTCCGGGGTCATGGCGGCAAAGGGCTTGGCCTTGGGCCTGGGCAAGCCGCTAGTGGGGGTGAACCATTTGGCGGGCCACGCCCTAACGCCGCAACTCACCGATGGGTTGGCGTTTCCCTACCTGCTGCTTCTGGTCTCGGGCGGTCATTGCCAGTTCCTGCGCGTGGAGGGGCCTGAAAGCTTCACGCGTCTTGGCGGCACCATCGACGATGCGCCCGGCGAGGCTTTTGACAAAGTCGCCCGCCTGTTGGGTCTGCCGCAACCCGGTGGCCCCTCGGTCGAGAAAGCGGCGCTGAGCGGCGACGCGAACCGGTTCAAACTGCCCCGTCCGCTGATGGATCGTCCGGGGTGTGACCTTAGCTTTTCGGGCCTGAAAACCGCTGTCTTGCGACTGCGTGACGGGTTGGTCGCCGAAAACGGCGGGCTGACAGAACAAGACCGCGCCGATATCTGCGCCGGGTTCCAAGCGACCGTGGCCCATGTGCTGGCCGAGAAATCGCGCCGCGCCCTAGCGATGGGAGAGGTCACAGCCTTCGCCGTCGCGGGCGGCGTCGCTGCGAACCAAACGTTGCGCGCCGCGCTAGAGGCCGTTACCGACCTGCCCTTCGCCGCGCCGCCGCTGGCGCTGTGTACCGACAATGCCGCGATGATCGCCTACGCGGGCCTTTTGGCATATGAAGGCGGGCGGGTGGATGGCATGGACCTGTCGGCCCGTCCGCGCTGGCCGCTGGATACGGACGCCGCGCCGATGATCGGCTCGGGCAAGAAAGGGGCCAAGGCATGA
- a CDS encoding DM13 domain-containing protein, with protein sequence MRIFPVLTLCMGLAGLGGLALPADAQATATVLASGQFQDADARHQGAGTAAIAQTADGRTILQFADFSVTPGPDLEVWLVADDTPGTSAAVLASEWVSLGSLQSPNGTQTYEIPANVDASAFGSVVIWCEDFSVLFATATLR encoded by the coding sequence ATGCGCATTTTCCCCGTTCTTACCCTTTGCATGGGCCTTGCCGGGCTTGGCGGCTTGGCGTTGCCTGCTGATGCGCAAGCCACGGCGACCGTCCTGGCGTCCGGCCAATTCCAGGACGCCGATGCACGACACCAAGGGGCCGGCACCGCGGCAATCGCCCAAACCGCAGATGGGCGCACGATCCTGCAATTCGCTGATTTCTCGGTCACACCCGGCCCCGATCTGGAGGTTTGGCTGGTCGCCGACGACACCCCCGGCACCTCGGCGGCGGTATTGGCCAGTGAGTGGGTTTCACTTGGGTCGTTGCAGTCGCCAAACGGCACGCAAACCTATGAGATCCCCGCCAATGTGGACGCCAGCGCCTTCGGCAGCGTCGTGATCTGGTGCGAGGACTTCAGCGTATTGTTTGCGACTGCCACGTTGCGCTAG
- a CDS encoding NAD(P)-dependent glycerol-3-phosphate dehydrogenase, producing the protein MRLDVFGAGAFGTGLAIAYAKAGLEVTLWARDAAALAGGESPRLPGQKFPENLRVTGDAGACDADIALIAVPTQSMGRFAAETPLKATVAVSCAKGIDRSSGRGPTALLADAAPFVAQLTGPSFAADIASGLPTALTIACADSDQGERLQEALSTPALRLYRTEDVVGAELGGALKNVIAIAAGAVIGKGLGESARAALIARGFAEMTRYATAKGALSETLTGLSGLGDLVLTCGSIQSRNFRFGHALATGESLPEGTTVEGLHTARQLAASPEDTPIADTVAALADGTLDIDGALSHLLSRPLKPE; encoded by the coding sequence ATGAGGCTGGATGTCTTCGGCGCCGGGGCGTTTGGGACGGGGCTGGCGATTGCCTATGCAAAGGCGGGTCTTGAGGTGACGCTTTGGGCGCGGGATGCGGCAGCGTTAGCGGGGGGCGAGAGCCCTCGGTTGCCGGGGCAGAAGTTCCCGGAAAACCTGCGGGTGACGGGGGATGCGGGTGCCTGTGACGCCGACATCGCGCTGATCGCCGTGCCGACCCAAAGCATGGGCCGCTTCGCGGCTGAAACGCCCTTGAAGGCAACCGTGGCCGTTTCCTGTGCCAAAGGCATCGACCGCTCCTCGGGCCGTGGTCCCACGGCCCTCCTCGCAGATGCGGCGCCCTTTGTGGCGCAGCTGACCGGGCCGAGTTTTGCCGCCGACATCGCCAGCGGCCTGCCGACCGCCCTGACGATCGCTTGCGCTGACTCCGACCAAGGCGAACGCCTGCAAGAGGCGTTGAGCACGCCCGCCTTGCGCCTTTACCGGACCGAGGATGTGGTCGGGGCCGAGCTTGGCGGTGCCCTGAAAAACGTGATCGCCATCGCCGCCGGGGCGGTGATCGGCAAGGGGCTGGGGGAAAGCGCTCGCGCCGCCCTGATCGCCCGCGGTTTTGCTGAAATGACACGCTATGCCACCGCCAAAGGTGCCCTGTCCGAGACGCTGACCGGCCTTTCCGGCCTTGGCGATCTGGTGCTGACCTGCGGCTCCATCCAGTCGCGGAACTTTCGTTTTGGCCACGCGCTTGCCACCGGCGAAAGCCTGCCGGAAGGCACCACGGTCGAGGGCCTTCACACGGCCCGGCAGTTGGCCGCCTCCCCCGAAGATACGCCGATTGCCGACACCGTCGCGGCTTTGGCCGATGGGACCCTCGACATTGACGGCGCCCTCAGCCACCTTCTGTCTCGCCCCCTAAAACCGGAGTAA
- a CDS encoding HAMP domain-containing histidine kinase, whose protein sequence is MQQWKTMWANRADWFSSEGREQHIRDYITLANQLVWHRQASFLGAAILSAFYFDPYAIFTCYALVAITEMLDVILGRQSRSWDGEDPVMGERILRRIARNTVISSIAISLFIVNIAFLQTSPGHFTPLFFLFSASVFATMYNSQMVGILLLRLSIYAVAFLCIAFLDVVRYVPAIGSSIWLEFFTIIFVLYFIADISVKFYLSYKERLEQMKLIREENERTKAALEVKSRFLATVSHELRTPLTSIIGSLELVNNDKLGALPPNLKPVVDIATKNGQRLAALIEDLLDMQKIEAGEMKFHFSPVDANGLVQEAVESTEGFASKLGIQVTTDLCREDCEISGDRNRLIQVLSNLLSNALKFSEEGDSVQVRVETRGNRVRISVEDEGTGIPDGAKDCVFGKFSQVDSSNIRRVGGTGLGLNISKQIIERHDATLDYVSELGVGTTFFVEFDRLNADGAAKDPSKNRLDHAA, encoded by the coding sequence ATGCAGCAATGGAAAACAATGTGGGCAAACAGGGCCGATTGGTTCAGCTCTGAAGGCCGTGAGCAGCACATCAGGGACTATATTACCCTCGCAAACCAACTGGTTTGGCATCGCCAGGCCAGTTTCCTAGGGGCGGCAATCCTTTCGGCGTTCTACTTCGATCCCTACGCGATCTTTACCTGTTACGCGTTGGTGGCCATCACCGAAATGCTTGATGTGATCTTGGGGCGTCAATCTCGGTCATGGGACGGCGAAGACCCGGTCATGGGAGAGCGTATTCTACGGCGCATCGCCCGTAACACGGTCATAAGCAGCATCGCGATTAGCCTGTTCATCGTGAACATCGCGTTCCTGCAAACGTCGCCTGGTCATTTCACGCCTCTGTTCTTCCTATTCTCGGCCTCTGTCTTTGCGACGATGTATAACAGTCAAATGGTTGGCATTCTGCTGCTACGCTTGTCGATCTATGCCGTCGCTTTCCTGTGCATCGCGTTCCTTGATGTGGTGCGTTACGTGCCGGCTATCGGCTCCTCGATCTGGTTGGAATTCTTCACGATCATCTTTGTGCTCTACTTTATCGCCGATATTTCGGTGAAGTTTTACCTCAGCTACAAAGAACGGCTTGAGCAGATGAAGCTGATCCGGGAAGAGAACGAGCGCACGAAGGCAGCCTTGGAAGTGAAATCACGGTTTCTCGCGACCGTCAGCCACGAATTGCGCACGCCGCTGACGTCGATCATCGGGTCCCTCGAATTGGTTAACAACGACAAGCTCGGCGCTTTGCCTCCGAACCTGAAACCCGTTGTGGATATTGCGACCAAGAACGGCCAACGCCTCGCGGCGCTGATCGAAGATCTGCTCGACATGCAGAAAATTGAAGCCGGAGAGATGAAGTTCCACTTCAGCCCTGTTGATGCGAACGGCCTCGTGCAAGAGGCGGTCGAATCCACGGAAGGGTTTGCCAGCAAACTGGGCATTCAGGTCACAACTGACCTTTGCCGCGAAGATTGCGAGATTTCTGGCGACCGGAACCGCTTGATCCAAGTGTTGAGCAATCTGCTGTCCAACGCGTTGAAGTTCTCTGAAGAAGGAGATTCGGTGCAGGTGCGCGTGGAAACGCGCGGTAACCGTGTCCGCATTTCTGTGGAAGATGAAGGCACTGGCATCCCCGACGGCGCCAAGGACTGCGTGTTTGGCAAGTTCAGCCAAGTGGATTCGTCTAACATTCGACGCGTGGGGGGCACGGGACTTGGCCTCAACATCAGCAAGCAGATTATCGAGCGGCACGACGCGACCCTTGATTACGTCAGCGAGTTGGGGGTCGGGACGACGTTCTTCGTGGAGTTCGACCGCCTGAATGCAGACGGCGCCGCAAAGGACCCATCTAAGAATCGGCTAGACCACGCAGCCTGA